The DNA sequence ACAGTCCGGACCAAAGCACATACATTTGGTCCGACCCAAAGAGGGGGTGTCAGTCCACATCCAACTGAAGCATGATCCGGTTTGTGTGCAGTGTGAAAACACTTTATTGTACGAGATTAGATCATAGATTTAGAACCAATTACAGGACGTGGAGACACTGTTAAGAGACGGACGTGATCAGGAGATTTACTCAGTGCcttcactccaaaaaaaaaaaagaaaacatgtaaaaaccttcaattaaattttaatttaacagtAAATTCATTACCGGAATCACACTGCGCTCCTTCAGTGAAAACTGCATCATCAGTGAATAGTGAACATCGTACGATACAAAATATCCCTCAGTGGTTCTGTGTATTTTAACGTTCAGAGATGTTCACATGAGGGACAATAAAATATAACCCTCTCTCcagtctcacacagacactgtccTGGGTTTATATcgtgttactgcagtaaaaataaactCTCAAATTTAAACAGCCGTGATTCCCACTGCGTTACTACGTCTTTATCCCAAACCACACACTAGCTCCCTACACAGGGTATAAACACACTGCATCATTATCAGAAGAGCACTCAGTAGTGTAGAAGGTAAAGTGCAGACGGGTGTGATTTGGGACACAGCAGTAATCAGCTAGTGCAATAAGTTAAGGAGGAATGGGAAATGTGAATAAGAAGCTGGTAAAGAAGTAGGATAAGACCCACGTAAGTAAGcactgtatgtgtttgtgtctttcaGAAAGTTGATCTCGATCTGAGCCACAAATAAGTAGCAGGAGTAAACAGTAGAAATGGATCTGATCTTTGAGACATGAATCTTAGTCCAGATTTTCATGTGTGAAAACCCCCTAAAATAAGCCTTTACTTGTATTTTAATGATGTTAACCATGAAACAGAATCCCCCACCTCtcacagaaagagaaagggctTGTTCTAACCCACGAAGAAGCATTACACCTCATCTACCACAAGCCTGAGTACTTCACCTGATGGGAGCCCTTCGAACATCAGGCTCAAAGCTGTAGTTACCTTTTCTCCAGAGTTGAAACAGGTGGGCTCCTGTCTTCAGGGACAGGTGACGGTGGAACACAGTCCACGTCCTCCTCCGGCACATCCTGAGTCTGGCTGTCGTCTACGTCTATAATTTCTGGATCAGCGCATTTCTGTTCGGTTCCTGAAGAACAAAACAGgattgttttaaaattaaatcacaAATATGAACCCattctaatggtgcttttccactgcatggtccctactccactggactctactcgtctgttctcctcctccaccaggtgaatcaggtcctggttctggaagcgggttcttgtttagtggctgttctctcgtggttcagagcgagtcgagtagggactaaaccgtggcgtgtaaaccttgcagagcgctgattgtccagagagagtcgtcactctacgccacgcgacgcagacgaccagcaccaactctccatctgtaaaatctccagctgcagcagagatcacgtttgtttttatccgactcacgacggcagctcgtaaaattacgccgtggtcttttgaagaggttcaaacgctccttggatcggtggccgacgaaagaatccagcgagagctggacgctgcaacaaggaaggaacaaactctactgatctgtctgaactgatgacggagctgtgttcagtcccaaacaacaacaacacgccaatacaccatgagtaaacaccgcttaacgttaccgccgccgttgttgtggtttccacagcccactgttccccttagagacggggttagagacgacacccgatacatttcaggggggagctgtgggagtggaaaaccaaccagggaccaatcagagagtagagccGAGGCGAGGCGAGTAGGTACCAATCAGTGGAAAAGTGCAATTACATTTGtctaattgtttttaatttgcaCATAGCGCTGTTCCTATCACTGTTTACAGCTGTCAGAtttgtacagtgtccttgggaAGGTAGAGTGGctctttaataaatataaatagaatATAATTACAATGAAAATCAGAtcaatcagaaaacaaaatgtatgaatgaagAGAGCGATGCTGACCTGCTGAACACTTCAAACTCTCCTCGGGTGGGTCCTGAATCTCGGTGAGGTCAGTGATGCTCTCGTCCTCGCTGTCACTGAGGAGCTGTTTGTGCTGGACCCCTGGGAACCGGCGCTTGGTGGGTTTGACCGGTGAATCGTCTGGCTCCGGACTTTTAGATCCAGAGAGGACGTCCTGTTGATCAGCAACCGCTGTAAACTCCTCATCTCCTGCAGCACCAAAGCACGGTCCTGTAGACAGACTCCCATCCTCCACTGCGACCGCCCTCTTCGCCCCGGCAGCTTCAGGTGACCGGTCCTTGTCCGGTCCGGGGGGAATCTGGGGGCTCTGTGACGGTGTCCGTACCTTTACTGGGGCTTCAAAGTCATCAAAATCATCCCAGTCGTCCACAGGGACGCTGAAGGAGCCGTCCCCAGGTTTGTCTCCGTCAGGGTGCGAGGGGGCGGGGTCTAGTTTGGCCGGAGCCGTGAGGACTGACTGGACCGGGGCGGGTCTGCTCACTGCAAAAGGGTTGGCGAGGGGGTTGATGGTCTGCGTCTTGGTTTTGCTGGGTGCAGTGCAGAAGCTGAACTTTGGGGGCGCTCTCTCAGGCTTGTTTGGAAATGTCAGAGGAGGTTTCGTTACTTCAGAGCTGTGAGGAACATTCACACTCCGGTTCACAAACACACGTGCAGCAGTTACCTTTTGGGGAGCGTCTGCTCCGTCTGCGCCCACCGCCGCCTTCTTTCTGAAACAGAACACACtgaaagaggagagggagattcagacactcactgtccactgtcctctctctcagctccactgtcccctcattgtcccctctctcagctccactgtctcctcactgtcccctctctcagctccactgtctcctcactgtcccctctctcagctccactgtctcctcactgtcccctctctcagctccactgtcccctcactgtcccctctctcagctccactgtcccctcactgtcccctctctcagctccactgtcccctcactgtcccctctctcagctccactgtcccctcactgtccactgtcccctctctcagccccactgtcccctctctcagctccactgtcctctcactatcccctcactgtccactctctcagctccactgtcccctcactctcccctctctcagctccaatgtcctctcactgtcccctctctcagctccactgtcctctcactgtcccctctctcagctccactgtcctctcactgtcccctctctcagctccactgtcccctcactgtcccctctctcagctccactgtcccctctctcagctccactgtcctctcactgtcccctctctcagctccactgtcctctcactgtcccctctctcagctccactgtcctctcactgtcccctctctcagctccactgtcctctcactgtcccctctctcagctccactgtcccctcactgtcccctctctcagctccactgtccactctctcagctccactgtcccctcactgtcccctctctcagctccactgtccactctctcagctccactgtcccctcactgtccactctctcagctccactgtcccctcactctcccctctctcagctccactgtcctctcactgtcccctctctcagctccactgtcctctcactgtcccctctctcagctccactgtcccctctctcagctccactgtcccctctctcagctccactgtcctctcactgtcccctctctcagctccactgtcctctcactgtcccctctctcagctccactgtcctctcactgtcccctctctcagctccactgtcccctcactgtcccctctctcagctccactgtcccctcactgtccactctgtagttctacacttacactctgtagtccacctgtggctctgcatacttcattacccctctctccccctgttcttcagcgctcaggacccccacagagcaggtgtgatgtggtggtggatcattctcagcgctgcagtgacactgacgtggtggtggtgtgttagtgtgtgttgtgctggtgtagagtggatcagacacagcagtgctgctggagtttttaacccctcagtgtcactgctggactgaggctCGTCCACGTGTTTCCGGACATTTTTGAAATTTGAGATTTTCCTCCCGAAGTATCTCTaatttttctttgattttctaaatgacgatgtttttaattttattaaagtaTCTGTTTTATTTCTCTATATATTTTACTCTGTCtttacctttatttttatttaattatggttttttacacaatgttttgttttgttttaaattccTATTTTAATTGCTGTTAAATATTTGACTCCATTTTTAAGGTTTTTAATTCTTCTACTGCTTTAATGTCTCTGTCCTGTTTGTGAAACACTGAATTGTCGTTGTGTGTGAAAAGTGCTCTATGAATAAACCTGACTCACCTTTCcctgagagaaacacacagctcactctgttctcttctgttctctgcTCTGGAGCCGTGATGTGGATTTATTTAAtactaattaatatatatataattgattatattataatgaatgtctgaatattcttaaGTTATTGTTAAAGGGTCATTGCTCTTTAAAGGAGAGTAACTGAGTTATGACTCTATTATCATTACATCAGTGGAATAAAACCGTCCTAAAATCACAATAATATCATTTATCGCagttatttctgggacaatatcGACCTCAAAAAATGTCTGTGgtgacactaacacaccaccaccacgtcagtgtcactgcagctgagaatgatccaccaccacatcacacctgctctgtgggggtcctgagcgctgaggaacagggggagagggggtaatgaagtatgcagagccacaggagATGTGTATGACAGTGTGAAAGCagcactctgtgtgtgtcagtcttACCCGGGCTGAACTCTGTGGAGGCTGAGCTTGTTGTGAGCGGTGACTTTACTGCGCCGCTCCAGCTGCTCTTTTAAATTATTCTGTGGAAGAGTCCGCATCGTAAACCCGGTAAACACAGCTACAACGGAACAAACAGCTCGGTTTATTCACCACGGTAACGCTCCGGGATTAAACCGGAGCAGAATCCGGTCTGAATTCGGACTAACGTTAGTCCACAGCCGCACTCAGACTGTGTCTCTTTATCGCTCTTAACAGATAAAACCCTTCATTTAAAGCTCATGAACCATATCTACAGACCCACACCGGAGCGACCCGGGCTCCATGGACAGACACCTCCGCGAATAAGATAAAAACCCCGAGTTTAAAATGATAACAACGACAAAAACCCTTTTAATAACAACAGACTGTAGCTGCTGCTAAAGCTAAAGTCCGTATTTACCGCGGATTCTCTACTCGCCTCTGATTGGTTCATTTACCGCGTCACCGTGGGCGCGTTCCAAATCAGGTCTTACACACTCTACACTTGTAAATGCACACTTCTGTTGTCAGTGAACGTACGAGAACGCGCTAAAGCCTTTGCGGTCTCGTTGTGGACGCGTTGCAATTCAAAATGATTGATCCCTTCCTGACACTCACTTGTTAGTGCACACTTCTTCTCCACTCGGAGCAGTTATACCCGTTACTGCCCACACTATGGCCGCGTCCCAATCCAATGTATCCAACACTACACACGTCAGTGCACACTTCCCTAGCGTCATTTCCACACTGATGTTCTCTCACATTGTGGACACGTTACAATTCGCACACTTACACACTATACACTTACACACCAGGATTTACAGCCCTATGACCCTATGGCTTGCTCTGATTAGTGCATTAAAGCGGCTATCTGTGGCCGCTTCCCAAACCACAGTACACACTTATGAGTGAACACTCGTAGTAAAATAATTATGCTTCACGTTGCGGAGTCAGTGAtagttaattattatttgattaataatgaattatttaaatcattttgttaagctccatggttgggagccattaagtaatatgtagtgtttttacctgtacaattttagcttggacaagtaggtcatcttcacgtgttatacagcagaattagctagaattaattattattaatgaattacgctcattgacccgctgtaggttcttgactctgaattgaatctgaactaaaagCAATAATTCagtacaagaaaagtgcacacacaaataaccaaggactggttttatcacacaactggtttattaactgtaatatcaaataatgaatattgattaaacattcatataatgaaatggattacagtgatacatgagggagcagggagattaatatatgagggaatttctctatgataattaccctaaactCTAGAAAGGCTATGTTTATCCAGCAATgcattcagcaccaatctcctgagcaatgaaagaaatgaaaccatgtgaccttacgtatccctgGAGATGGAGTGGAGATAGCTGGGAGTGTGTCACTGACGCGCAGGGCTTTCCGCCGTAGGGCTTTCTGGTGCATTGCAGCAGCGGCAGTTCCTCTTCCCCCATTTGTCCAGAGACACGGTCTTAGATACTGAGACCACTCCCTTGGAGCTGATGGGGTtgtgaaggtctctgtggggactCCCCATCGTCACTGATCTGCTCCTTGTGAGAGACACGTcaatgcaggtctctcctgggcctttgcTCAGAAGATCATTCTGAAGGAGCATGTGGCCTTCTTCTTTGTCACTGATCCTGATCTTGTCaccactttgagggtcagaggtctgaggtctcttTCATGCTCTGGACGTGGCATTGAGCTTTTCTggatttaaactatagctttcttcaactatagcttttctactagaaataaacataacactTCAGGATGGAGTTTCTGGGCTCTCTTAGCTGAGCTTCCGGGCTGGAAGCAGATTCACCCTCCTCCTTCATTCAACCcctcctctttccttctctctctacattttctttcccTGCTCTGGGTTTGCTCTCTCTGGACCCTGCTTGAGTCCATGACTGTTTAAGAGAGAGCCATAAGAGAGTCTGGAAAGCTTCAGAAGAAGCCTGAAGAGAGATGAAGAGCTGAACTCTGAACTGAGGACTCTCCCTTAACTGAGAATTCTCCCTGAACACTAACTGAGTCTAACTGACTGAACTGACTGAAAAAAACTTGCTTCTCCAtttcttcttgttcttttcTTCTTGTTTTGTTCTTCCTGTTCTGTGTGAGTTTTTTCACACCACTGATTTTTAACCAGATTTCAGGAAACCCACCTTGATTgtctgattggtcctcagggattgaggattggagcatctcttgctcctgattggatgTTTCCTGCAcccaatttatgacacttgacaagacaaggACTTAAGGAAGGTTCCTGTTGAATGAATATCCaagaattctgaatcatacttttacattataaaagattagatgttaacacagagtaatatcattcagataaaaacatgttttacataattcttaaccaaataacacacagagtatgtggctaccttggttcctacataagttcaaataaaaaggtgattttaaacacatgtaaattaattccacctgtTTTGATCGTCTAAATGGagttcatttcacacagtcgtACACATATGGAACTTCTTCACCAGGAACACTTAGAAATTAAGGAATGTGTGATTCCTTTAGTTTTGACAGAAGTGTGAGAGGACATTTACTGAAAGTGGAATATTAGgtgactctgtgtgtctctgtcacgGCAGtgcagggaggacgaggagacagacgtaaacgcaaggaagttttattaaacatagatagaatcaaaataaacacgggtaGATACACAGAAACTAGACAAGACTAAACTATGAATTAACCAAAGACAGAAAGGAGACAGCCATGAACTGGGGTAGACATGTGAGACACACAAAAAGGAGTAACACACATCTActcacacaacaccagacaagggagcactgaaacaaagggactatataggaaggcaaacgaggaacacctgaagacaataatgagacagaggcaggactaaggtggggctaaggcggagacaggaacaacaacaaaacaaagccatgtgcagagaaaacagacatgacaagacGAGGGCGTTACAGTCTCTTTGCATTCAATAGAGGAGACCTTGTGCCATATAAAGGGCCCTGGAGTGTGCTTTACGACTCTTCTCTGGGTGTTATCTCAAATTCCCATCTAGGCTGGTGTGATGAGAAGAGTGACTGATAGTGAAAAGAGGCCTTTCAGCAAATTAAGTCCCAAAAAGTCAAACTTCTTCTTAGAAATtaacacacattcatcataccATGCTACACCCTTTATAGGCATTTAAAGCAGATATTCAGAATCTACAACACAAAGGCCTTATGACAAGCTCTGATTGGTGCCTTCACTGattcacactgtggtcctgcCCCAAATCATACACttacacaactcaaactcattAGTGCACACTTCTTCTGGGTGCCACTGTACCCTCACTGTTAAAGGGGTCATCTGTAATTTGACACTTTCACCTTATTCCAGTCGTTAAGATGTAAACAGTAATGTAGAGGGGTTCTGTGTGAATGGTGCAGTGTAGAGAAATCCAGCAGGAAAACTTTACTGAggaggtgataggaaccaggcgtCTGGATGTTTACAGAGTAAATGTAGCTGATTTACAGAACAAACTGAGATACAGTAGTGAACTGACACTTGAGTCACAGTTTACTGTGGGAATGACTTGTTACACTCCAGTAAACCACTGACGCTTTCAGACTGTAATTTACACATTCACCACTTCATAACTTTCATATTGTATAAGATTTAATACAAGATGAAGGTACCATATGAAAGCTGGGACTGTCCTCTCTCCACTGGAGTGGTGTAATTAACACTAATGAGGAATCTGTCTCAAAAACACCATGTGCTcaataataaaagaaagaaatatgaaAGAATATGGACATTGTTCATTTGTAGAAATAATATAAAGaataaatgatgcagtaaatgaAAGGCCAGGTCTCAGGATTATGAATTGGTGAAGGGTTAAACAGTCAAGTGTTCAGATTTCTATTCACTGGATGAAATATAACCATTGATTTCtaaattgaaataaatatttttcacttGAACTAAAACATGTCTGTGGTTATAGAGGTTGTATAAACCAGGCATCACTGAATTCCTGAGATTCTCCTGAAATTAACAAGCCCTTATTGTCTGTCTACAATCTTCCTGTCAAATATAATTCACAATATTTATCAGTAATTAAATAAACCTATAAATGTGGATCTTATTTGGACAGAGCCTCAACCAAAAGTAAATGACATAAATCATGCGATACCTTACATCGGCCACAAGAGGCAGTCTAAGCTTTAATTTAGCGCCTTATTCAAAGTAATGGAGCACTGTTTGACACCATTTTTAACCCTTTGGGGACTTATTTCCACAATTTTACAAAGAGGACCAATAGTTACACACCTAGTGAGTCCATTATTGCTTTTCAGAACCTAATATCACCCAATACGCCTCGTCACGTCCCAAACATAATCCATTCAATGTGtatttgtagtaattcataaaaCATAGTGTTTATTTAACTAAAAAACACTGGGAAATTCCCAAAAGAACACTTTGAGACCCCACTGTGATCCTATATTTAAACCtgaataaatatcaaataaataaagctggAAAACTCAAAGCCTTTTCTGGTGAAGGTTTACATTTAGAAATCCACATCTGAGCCACAAACTGGATCCAGACGATGTCTCTACTGTCACATGAAGTGTAGAAAATTACCTTTAAATGTCTTTGGCGTTGAGGAGTAAATTGGAAGCTTATGGAAACATTGTTATGATCAAAAACCAAatatttttctactttaaagtgtttttttagaaaaaaCACCAACTTTCTTCATTGATTCAGAGCAGTTAGAAAGTAATAATCATTCAAATGTGGCTGTGTAAGTTCAGACAGAAATTCAGAAAATGACCCCCAGTAGCTTTATTAAGCTGTTCCCAGGTCAGTTGTTCCTACCCATTAAACATCTTCTACACAGTCCTCACTTTATTGTGAAGGATGTCAGCAGCAGGGCCCTGTGTCTATTTCTCCCTGAGAGGGTTTGTGAAATCCTTTCCATGGTCCAGGGTTATTTCAACAGGAAGATGCCAGGGTTCTCCACGTGCTCCGACAGCGTGTCTTCatagacacagagtgtgtgagtgtgagcggCCTGTGACTGAGAATAAACTCCATTGATGTGTTTGAGAATAAAAAGGAGTTCtgcaggagagggagagggtatTTGTAGGTgtgtttcacactggattactcccagaggtgATGACAGTGCTGTTTTTAGAAACTGTAGAATCTGCCGTTTCTAACGATGTGTGGATTACACCGATGTGTTCAGACATTCCTGAGTTATAAAGCTGAGAAGACGAGGTGTGCTTTTACCCACAAAATGCAGGACTCAGGGTCGTCTCTGGTGCGTCGACTTCAAGTGAAACTCCAAGGATGGAGTAAAAAGAAATCCACACTCACTGATCACACACTCCACAgatttatttctctttatttaacaAAGTAACTGAGAAGCTCAGACAGAAACTGCACAGTGTTCGGGGCGTAGTCTTCGTCACAGCATTGATTtcagctgctgctgtgtttctTTAATGAAGTGACTCTAACTGAACTGATTCAGTCTGACAGAGCTCTGCACTGGGAGCACCTTCAGAAGAGACTCTTTACTGTGAACACCAAAGAACGGCAGAAGAgtctcagtgaatgtgtgtgtgaaagtgtgtaagtgtgtgttagtgagaggaTCAGAGAATGAGAGTTTTCCTCCGTCCCAGTCCAGCTTCACTCTGACCCTCTGGACCTTTTGTGACACTGAGAAGTTGGTGCGTTTATGCGGTGTTGACCGAGCTTTGTATTCACCACAGTAATACCCCACATACCACAGTCCACTCCTGAGGTATATTTCGCCCTTCCTCTGAGCTGACTCTGTCATCACTCCCACATCCCACTTCTTATTGTTTCCAACGTCAACCTCCCAGCAGCGTGTTCCTGAGTTTAACCCCTCAGAGCCCAGGACACACCAATATTTATCAAATCTCTCTGGAAGATCAGGGAGCTGCTGTTTCTCACTGGATCTCACACTGGTCAGATCATCAGACACAATGAGAGCAGGATGAGCAGTGTTGGGGTCCAGAGTCACAGGAGctggagaaaacacacacacacatacatacacagtatttacatataattgaacacacacacacacacagtatttacatattattaaacacacacacacacacacagtgagactCACTAAAGCTGATGATCTCCTGCATCTTCTCCCAGACGGTGAACTTCAGGTTGCTCAGGTGGTTGCTCACATGGAGCAGTGCTCCTGAAAGCCTCTCTGGATCCTGCAGTGTGCACTGAGCTCTGGAAGAACATTCAGGAGTCAGTGCTGCTGTGGCTTTGAGTTCAGAaccacagaaaagagagagacaggagacacagCACTCACCTCTCCAGAGTGGACTTGTACTTCTGTAAAACAATGAGGCCAGTGTGGGTCACTGTGGTCATTTTAatcagaaagaaatagagaataATGTCTGTGGGCAAACCCTGACTAAAGTGTCCTCACCTGTAAGAAGGAGACGTCCTCAGCGCTCATCTGCTCTTCTACGGCTCTGACCGTGTCTGAAAGGGATGAGATCTCTCTGCTGATCTTCTCGATCTTCTCCTTCATCCTCTGACTATtctgctcctcttcctccctcagTGCAGCGATCCTAGCTGCCTCTTCATCTCGGAGAAACTGGTGGAGCTCCTCAAACTCCTCCTTAATCTGCCTCTCTGTGAGCCGAGCCTGAGTCTGGAGTCAAGGAggagatggagtgagagaggaTTGATGATGTGATGATGTTGACCATCGTAATCTCTGTAGTGTTTGATTCTCACCTTTATATGTTCTGCAGTCTGatcccagttcagtttacaCTCTTTAAACAGATCCAGTTTCTCCTGCAGGGGCTTCAGAGCAAACCTGAGTTcctcctgaaacacatcaacacacactggATAAAGACTGTGTTAATATTTCTCCATCAACAGGAATCAGTCGCTGTGAGACAGTGTTCACTGTGTGTTATTTTATCTCCAGATGATTTAAACAGACATTATGTGATCAAATCTCATTGATCAGAGTGATCAGCCCTTATTGATCAGAGCTGTGTAAATAAGAGCTCATATCTGACCACACTGATTTACACTGATTCTAAAAGTGTGTTCAGTCACTGGTCACTTTTAAGAACAAGGGCCATCATCCACAGAAAAGGGTGTGATATTAGTAGCTGTAAATTTACTGAAAGTCACTGTAAAGAAAACTCCTGACTCCATCTTCATAGTCTCTGCAGAACTGGAGCGGTAGAACCGCTAAAGCACAACATTCCTAAGATGTATTTGTTGGTTACAGTGTGTGAAGGAGAATGTGCCCTTACTCTCTTCCTGTTTAAACTCCTCAGGCTTTGGGTTCATATTTCAAATGGAAATAATCTGAATATAATCTGAACAGCACAATGTACCCCACTGTGTTATATCTACTACACTGTAATAACAGCTCTCTCACAGAAATAGATCTTCAGGTGGACTCATGAACTTCATGGTGTAGTAATAAAGAGAAGTGAGCAATAAAACACAAGAGGGAGTGGTAGACACAAGAGCACAGGCAGAGTGTTGAAGATCAGTCACTGGCGCCACTGTTTACTGTTAGGTTTAAGATGAAGGAAAATACAATAGTTTTTAATCAACATTCTGCAAAGTAAAAGAGTTCCTCCTCAGCTTTTGAAAGAGAGCAGTGGggaaacataaaaaagccactccttgtttttatttctatgtGATTTTCTCGTTTCCAAATCAGAAAGGTTCCCTGCACACTAGCGCTGGGCGTATGATCAAAACTCTATATCACAGTATGATTCAATATTATATCGGTGTCACGGTATTTGACGTGTTTTCCCCTGTTCATGACGTGTTAACCTCATTGATTGTGAGAGGAATTTCTGCAGTAGAGTGGTTAAGAGCACCCTACTCCACCGTCATGagaattgtacattgtacaaaataaacatttccaCATTA is a window from the Hoplias malabaricus isolate fHopMal1 chromosome 11, fHopMal1.hap1, whole genome shotgun sequence genome containing:
- the LOC136710135 gene encoding E3 ubiquitin-protein ligase TRIM39-like; translated protein: MASKPFSEEDFSCPVCYDIFKDPVVLLCSHSVCKVCLQRFWETKGSRECPVCRRRSSLDNPPLNLALKNLCESYLQERSQRAAAGSETLCSLHSEKLKLFCLDDQQPVCVVCEKSRKHTNHKLCPVDEAVTDCKEELRFALKPLQEKLDLFKECKLNWDQTAEHIKTQARLTERQIKEEFEELHQFLRDEEAARIAALREEEEQNSQRMKEKIEKISREISSLSDTVRAVEEQMSAEDVSFLQKYKSTLERAQCTLQDPERLSGALLHVSNHLSNLKFTVWEKMQEIISFTPVTLDPNTAHPALIVSDDLTSVRSSEKQQLPDLPERFDKYWCVLGSEGLNSGTRCWEVDVGNNKKWDVGVMTESAQRKGEIYLRSGLWYVGYYCGEYKARSTPHKRTNFSVSQKVQRVRVKLDWDGGKLSFSDPLTNTHLHTFTHTFTETLLPFFGVHSKESLLKVLPVQSSVRLNQFS